Proteins found in one Eretmochelys imbricata isolate rEreImb1 chromosome 9, rEreImb1.hap1, whole genome shotgun sequence genomic segment:
- the THPO gene encoding thrombopoietin gives MELNRLLFLTAFLLHIKLSRTSPARLVCDNRLIQKYISEAKDMEKRVSQCQELPSLSQPLPLPMVDFSLREWKTKTNETKRQEILGDLALLVDAVTAVQGHVRQECAAALLGQLYKKANSFLLLLQTFSWQVSAWQPDRTSRTTLQSHPSVIFLVYRQLVQGKLHFLFHDLAKDFCREGSQRVPEPPSTPCPQLPQGDSESPAS, from the exons ATGGAGTTGAACA GGCTGCTGTTCCTCACAGCATTCCTCCTCCACATCAAGCTGTCCAGGACGAGCCCGGCCCGGCTGGTCTGCGACAACCGGCTGATCCAGAAGTACATCAGCGAAGCCAAGGACATGGAGAAGAGAGTG AGCCAGTGCCAGGAgctcccctcactctcccagcCCCTTCCTCTGCCCATGGTGGACTTCAGCCTCCGGGAATGGAAAACAAAGACA AATGAGACAAAAAGGCAGGAAATCCTCGGTGACCTGGCGCTGCTGGTGGACGCGGTGACCGCTGTGCAGGGCCATGTGAGGCAGGAGTGTGCGGCTGCCCTCCTGGGGCAGCTCTACAAGAAAGCCAactccttcctcctgctcctgcagACCTTCAGCTGGCAG GTCAGTGCCTGGCAGCCAGACCGCACCTCCCGGACAACCCTGCAGAGCCACCCCAGCGTAATCTTCCTGGTCTACCGGCAGCTCGTGCAAGGCAAGCTGCACTTCCTGTTCCATGACCTGGCAAAGGATTTCTGCCGGGAAGGAAGCCAAAGGGTGCCAGAGCCCCCAAGCACCCCATGTCCCCAGCTGCCTCAAGGGGACAGTGAAAGCCCTGCCTCATGA
- the POLR2H gene encoding DNA-directed RNA polymerases I, II, and III subunit RPABC3 — translation MAGILFEDIFDVKDIDPEGKKFDRVSRLHCESESFKMDLILDVNIQIYPVDLGDKFRLVIASTLYEDGTLDDGEYNPTDDRPSRADQFEYVMYGKVYRIEGDETSTEAATRLSAYVSYGGLLMRLQGDANNLHGFEVDSRVYLLMKKLAF, via the exons ATGGCCGGGATCCTCTTCGAGGACATCTTCGACGTGAAGGACATCGACCCCGAGGGCAAGAAATTCGACCGGG TTTCCCGCCTGCACTGTGAAAGTGAGTCTTTCAAAATGGACCTAATCCTGGATGTGAATATACAGATCTACCCCGTGGACCTGG GTGACAAATTCCGCCTGGTTATCGCCAGCACTTTGTATGAAGATGGGACCCTGGATGATGGGGAGTATAATCCCACTGACGACAGGCCGTCCAG GGCCGACCAGTTTGAATATGTGATGTACGGGAAGGTGTACAGGATTGAGGGCGATGAAACATCCACAGAGGCAGCCACACGCCT TTCTGCCTACGTGTCCTACGGTGGTCTGCTCATGAGACTCCAGGGAGACGCCAACAACCTGCACGGCTTTGAAGTGGATTCCAGGGTTTACCTCCTGATGAAGAAACTGGCCTTCTAA